The genomic window CTCGAGCAACTCACCGAATCCTTTCCCGACGCCCTCGTCACACATCGTGAGGACGGCACCGGGGGAGCCTTCGTCAAGGTCGACCCCCTTCCCCTCGGGGACCGCTTCAACCTCCGCTCCTCCTGGGTGGGGTTTCATCTGGTCTACAGCTATCCCGAAGCTCAGGTGTACCCGCACTTCTGCGCGCCCGGGCTCACGCTGCTGGATGGCACGCCGCTGCAGGCTCACGATGGATTCCAGCAGACTACCTGGGGGCTTGAGGGCGCTATCGAACCGGTCACCCAGCTCTCCCGCAGCAGCCGGCAGTGGGACCCCATGAACGACACCGCGGCATCCAAGCTGCATCGGATCCTGAATTGGCTGCGCGGATGAACGCCCCCTGGTCGGTTCGCATCACCCAGAACGATTGGCACGCCCTGGCGGCGCACCTGTTCCCCGGCGACCGCGACGAACACGCTGCGATCCTCCGCTGCGGACTTGCCCGCACGCCCCGAGGGAACCGGCTGCTTGTACACGACGTCCTGTACGCCGTCGACGGTACCGACTACGTCCCCGGCGACCGCGGCTACCGCAAGCTCACCCCAGAGTTCGTCCTCGAGGCAGCGGAGTCCTGCGCGGACGACGAGCTCGTCTATGTTGCCGTGCACTGTCACGGCGGCACGGAACGGGTGGAGTTCTCCGAGATTGACATGGCATCGCATGAACGCGGCTATCCGGCACTGCTGGACATCACCGACCGCCCTGCCGTCGGAGCGTTAGTGTTCGCCCGCAACGCCGTCGCTGGCGACATCTGGCTCGCCGACGGCACTCGCGTCCCCATTGATCACCTGCAGGTCCTCGGCCGGCCCCAGACCCGGCTGCATCCCGAGCCACGCCGCCCCGCTCACGCTGGTGAAGCGTTCGACCGCCAGTCCCGCATTTTCGGGGACCGCGGCCAGCACATCCTCGCTACCCAACGCGTCGCCATCATCGGTCTCGGCGGTGCCGGCTCTCTAATCAACGAATACCTTGCCCGTCTTGGCGTGGGAGAGATTCTTGTGATCGACCCAGACCGGATCGAGATGTCCAACCTGTCCCGCGTCGTGGGAGCGCGCCGAGGGGATGCCTGGAGCCTGCTTACCACCGAAAATCGGCCGGAGTGGTTGCGACGGATCGGCCGGCGGCTCTCTGCTCCCAAAGTGAAGATCGCGGCGCGTGTGGCGCGGGAGGCGTCCCGGACCGTCACCGTCACCGCCGTGTTCGACGACGTGCTCGAGCCCGATGTCGCAGAGTTGCTCCTGGACTGCGATCACATCTTCCTCGCCGCGGATTCTCACTCGGCGCGCCGGCTGGTCGACGCCCTCACCCATCAGTACTTCATCCCCAACACGCAGGTCGGCGCGAAGGTGTCTCTCGTGAAGGACACGGGCGATATCGCCGATATTTTCTCCGCCGTCCGCGCCAGCGTCCCGGGAGATGGGTGTCTGCGCTGCGCGCAGCTGATCAACCCGGTCCTCCTTCAGGAGGAAGCCAAGAGTCATGGCGAACGCCGCCGACAGCGCTACCTCGACGATGACGATGTGCCTGCACCCAGCGTCATCACCCTCAACGCACTGGCCGCCGCGCACGCGGTCAACGACTGGATGATGAGCATCACCGGCCTGACCTCCGATCTCGTGGAGCCCCACCGCTGGATCACCATTCACCCGCTCACTGACGAGATCGTCGAGTACGCACAACGACACCACCCCAGTTGCCCCAACTGCGGACTCGGGCGTTTCGCCCGCGGCGATGCCAGACGCCTTCCCACAAAGGTCCGCTGAAGATGACGCGCCGTGGCGGGAGCCGCCGCACCCGAAGCAAGCGGAAGAAGGCAGTCGCCCACCTCTACATGGACACGGATGTCACGGTGGCGCGGTTGCGGCTCTTCGCGCTGGCACCCCGTGAGGAGCAGGTGACGACCATCGCGGCCCTACGGGCAGCGGAGGCCGACGTCCGCAACACGATGTCGCTGGGCTTCGGAGGTATCGCTGCGGCGTTTCTGGTCGCATTGGTTGTGCCCAGCTCTCCCATCCGTAACGAGGGGATGATCCATACCGTCCCCGAGTGGATCATCGTGCTCTCGACTAGCGTCGTGTTGGCCCTCATCGTCCTGGCGGCTCTGGCGCCAGCCATGGTCCTCAGCGCGCGGGATGCAGTCCGCCAGGAACGTGCTGTGATCTGGCTCCGGGCGTTCGAGGACGAACTCGCCCGCTGCCACCGGCAACGAGGGCGCGCCGCCCGGAAGTGGCAGCGCGCCCACTGATCCGGTTGGGCGTGCGCATCTGCGTGCGAAGCCTTTGTCACTGAGGCGGTCAAGGATCGGCTCGCGTGCGCGGGCATGTGTCATCCCTGAGCGCCCGCAACTGAACGTCGGAGTTACCGGGTGTCTTTGGCCCGGGTTTCGTTCTTCGAGCCGGAGTCGGAGTCGCGGAACTGGCCGTTGGCGCCTTGGATGCGTACTTCGCCGCGGCCGTCGCCTGAGTTCTCGACGATTTCGCGTGCGCGGGCGATTGCCTCGGCTTGGGTGTCGAAGTGCGCGGATGCGCGTTCGTGGCCTTCCTTGACGACGTCCCACCCTCCGCGCTCTTTGTTGGGGACGACGTACCGGTCTTCATCGTTGTTCGCCATGGCTGACAAGTTGCAACGGCATCGACGGCGAACGAAAGGGGTCGTAGCTCCTCTGGCTGGCCATGTCCGAGCACGGGCGACGCCGAGCACGGGCGACGGAGCATCACAGAGCACAACGCCGCCCGGGGTCAGTCGTAGGCGTTGTGGACGTGCCAGTCGTTCTCGCGACGGAAGACGTCGAAGACGAGCGCTTCGCCGATCCCGTTGGTGGCTTGGAATCTCCACCCGCAGAGACTGGATGGCCGCTCGGGTGAGGCCGTCCAGATGGATTCGCGGAGCCGTGTGGGGGTGTCAGTGACGCGCCAGCGGTGGCCGGCGTAGAACATGCGAGTGGGGATGTCGTTGATCATCCATAGGGTCGCTTCGTGCTCGATGTTCGTCGTCGCCATGTCCACGACAATAGAACATAGCTTCGAATATTGGTAGTCTGTGCTCGGCCGGGAGGGGGCGGCTGGGGTGGGGACGAACAAGCGGTACGCGGAGCAGGTCGATCAGCGGATGAGCGATCGGATCCTGCAGCGTGCGGCCGCGAGTGGACCCTTGCAGACCCTGACGAGCACGGAGCTGCAGCTGGATGTTCTGCCGGTGACGACGGATCCGAAACCCAGGGTGGTGTTGGTGTGGGTGCGGTTCGGGCGGGTGCCGGTGCGGGTGGAGGCGGAGGCGTGCATGTGGACGGCGCGGGCGGTCGCGATCCGGTTCCGGGTGGCGGGGACGGAGCATCGGTGCTGGGTGTGGTCGGGAGCGATCGAGCCAGAGAGCGAGAACTGAAAGCTGCTGGAATTGAGGAAGCGGGCGGGAGTACGATGACTCCCGCCCGCTCCTGATTGCGTTGGGTTAGCGGACAACCCCAGTACCGGCGTACGAGGCCGGTGCTGCTACCGGCCCCGTAGCGTCTGCTGCGGGGCCGTTAGCTTTTGGGGATCGATCCAGCGCGACGCCGGTGAACTTCAGGGAGGCCGCCACGTTGTCCGCGACGATGTCGCGGGTCTCGCGGGTCTGCCCGGAGTCCTTGTCGGTGTAGGTACCGAACCGGAGGTCGCCGGCGACGAGGACCGCGTCGCCCTTGCGGAGCGACTCGGCGACGTTCCGCGCCTGCTGGTTGAAGACCACGACCCGGTGAAACACGGTGCCGGCGTCTTCCCACCGGCCGGTGGTCTCGTTGAGCCGGCGGTCGTTGACGGCGACACTGAACCGGGCGTATTCGTTGCCGGATTCACCGGCGCCGTGTTCGGGGTCGCCGGTGAGGTTGCCCTCGATGGTGACGGGAATTCTGGTGGTCATCCTTCTTCCTTCCGTTGGGAGACACCCTCGGTATCTCGGTGGGCGTGGGCCTGGGTGGTCCACGCGTCCCATTCCGCTTCGTCGGTCACATCGGACCAGGAGCGGGGCTTGGTGGGTTTATGTCCGGTGTTGCAGCCGCCGCCGTACGCGCGGGACAGGCGCGGCAGGGCGATGGCGAGGCGTTCGTGCCAGCTGACGGGTCCAAAGCCGGTGTCGCTGGTGTCGAATGCCACGTCGTGGGCGATGTGGAGGGCGGAGAGTTCTTCGACGAGGGTGCCGTGCTTCCACCAGCAGGCGGGGATGACGCTGACCGGGATGTTGTAGCGGACCGTGAACCACTCCACCCACGCCCGCAGCGCCTCCCACTTCTCGGCGGCCTCCTCTCGAGTCAACGTGCGCCAATTGAACGTCTTCGCGCCGATCGGCTCGGAGGACCCGTGCCTGTCCCCAGGGTCGTAGGCGGCGAGCTCAGCGGCCAGGAGCCCGTCGAACTCTTCCGGATCGTCGCTCATGCCGACTCCTCCCGGCTGGCCAGGCGGGTGCGGAGGTGCTCGAGCGCGTGCTGGGATGCGTCGCGGCGGGTGCGGTGCCGGGCAAGCACCGGGTCGCGGTCGATGAGCCTGTGCAGCAGCTCGTGGCAGTAGGCGTGCAGCGGGATGAGATCGCCGTGCGGTTCGGCAGCCCGCCAGAGGCCCGCAGTGAGGGTGACGCCGCGGTAGTCGAGGTGGTGCAACTCGAGCTCAGCCTTGCTCGCGGGCCGGTCGCAGCCGGCGCAGGCCAGCGGAATACCGCGGCGGGTCTGTTCGGTGAACCACCGGTCCCGGCGGGCGAACCAGGCCGGGGAGCGGAGGAACTCCCGCCGGTACAGCGACTTCAGCCCGGTCTTGCGCCGGTTGCTCATGACTCCTCCCCTTCCTCTGCGGCCGAGTCGACGGGTACGGGCTCTGGCTCCTGCTCGGCTGGTGTGCGTCGGGTGGTGGTGAAGACGGCGTGCTGTTCGGCTTCGGTGTGACGTTTGCCGGTGCGGATAGCGGCGGCGTCGCGGCGTTCGTCCCATCCGGCGAGGTCCAGCAGGACGCCGCGGCGGTTGCGGTAGGCGAGCAGCCCGACGGTGGGGGGCATGCGGCGGATCTCGTCGACGGACATCAGCGGGCGGCGTTCGAACTGTTCGCTGGTGGTGTGGCCTTCGTTCTGGGTGGACCAGGAGCGTTGGGTGCGGTGGGTGTCGCGGGTGCCGAGGAGTGCTTCGACGTCGCGGAGGTGGTCGACGTGGGAGGCGCCGCCCAGGAGGACTTTGGCGGTGGCGGCGGCCCAGATGGTGTCGGCCTCAGCTTTGGACCAGGACGTCTCTGCTTGGGAGAGGGCTTGGAGGACGACGAAGGTGCAGATGCCGCGGCCGCCACCGTCGGCCATGGTGCGCGGGAGCGCTGCCCACCGGAACATGTTGGCGATCTCATCGAGGATGAGCCCGAGCGGGTGGCTGAGCCGGGCGCCGGGGGAGGCGAGGGCGGTGGTGCGGGCGACTTCGACGATGTCGTCCAGGAGTGCGCCGAGGAACCCGCCCATCGCCGACGCCCCCGACGAGGACCCGAGCAGGTACAAGGTGTTGGCGGCGTCGAGGAACTCGCGAGGGTCGAACACCGGATCGCCGGGGCGCGGCATCAACGTGTCGCGGATCTGTGGCACCGCGAGCGGGGCGACGGCTCCTTGCACGCCGAACCAGATGGAGGAGACCAGTTTCTCGTCTCCGCTGATGGTCGCTTCGAGGTTGTCGCCCCAACCGGGGGCACCGTCGCTGCGGAGTACGTCGACGGCGGTGCGGGCGAGGGCGGGGCTGGAGCCCCAGTCGTAAATGTCCTCGATGGTGCGGCCGCCGACGGCGGCGGCGTGCAGGAGCCGGCCGAGGACGACGCCGGAGGCTTGGGCCCATTCGCCGTTGGTGGTGGAGGATCCGAGGGCGGTGCCGGTGATGATGGCGGTGCCGCGTTGCATCGCCACGAGCGGGTCGGTGCAGCCGGCGAGGGGGCTGATGCGGATCGGGTTGCGGATTCCGGAGAGGCCTTGCGGGTCGAACACGTGCACGGTGCCGCGGTTCTGCCGCATCCGCAGGGTGGCGGTGAGGTTGTCGTTGGTGGTGGAGGTGGTGATCAGCGGCCCGGACCAGTCCAGGATGGCGGAGATCAGCACCCGGTATCCCTTGCCGGAGCGCGGTGGTCCTTCGAGGGCGACGGAGTCTTCGATGGAGACGAACACGTCCATGCCCCGCGACCGGCCCACCCGCCACCCGACATCGGTCGCCGTCGGGCGGGCCAGGTCGGGGCGCAGCTGGCCGGCGCGGCGCAGTACGGCTTTGGCGGAGAGGTGGGCTTTGACCTCTGCTGTGGGGGCGAAGCCGGGGCGGAGGCGGAGGTCGGTGATGAAGGACCGGTCGGACTGCCGGTGCCGCTGATACGCCACCACCACGCCAATCGCGATGGCGGCGACCGCAAGCAGAAGGAGGAGGTCGGCGACGCGGATCTGCCACACCGGCAGCGCGCATCCCGCGGGGGCGGTGTACGTGGCGGGATTGCCGGTGAGTGCGAGGCTCAGCCCGGAGAGCACCCCGGTGGGTTCGGGGCGGGTGCCGCAGATCAGTTGGGTGATGGCTTCGGCGATGACGGCGGAGGCGAAGCCGAGCACGATGAGGATCGCGATCGCGCCAGCGAGGACGCGGCTGAGCAGTCGGTCACCCATCACACACCTCCACAGCTCACAACTTCTCGGCGGCGTGGGCGGCCACGGCCACCCAAGCGTCCCGCGTGGCCGGGCGCAACGCCTCGAAGCGCAGTGGCCCGGACTTCAGGGCAGGGTCGAACGGGATGGTGGCGACCGCCCGGACGTGCGGGGCGAAGCCGTCGACGACCCGGTCCAGGTCGGCACGGCGGGCGGGTTCGGATTGTGTGACGACCACGACCGCGTGGGCGGCGAGGGCGGCGGAGCGTTCGTCACGCTGCCGCAGAGCGTCCAACAGCAGGGCGGCGGATTCGGCTGGTTCGGGGGCGGCGAGGGTGGGGATGACGAGCTGATAGGACGAGTCGATCATCCGCAGCCACCGCTGCGCGGATTCGTCGTTGCCGGAGTCGAAGATCACCAGCCGGTAGTAGCGGGCGGCGACCTGCATCAGCAGGTCGAACTCGGCCTCAGCTATGCGCTGATCGGTGGCGAGCAGTTCCGGGTTGGAGCGCAGCACGTCGTACCGGTCGACGCACTGGTGGTGCACGTACCGGGTGATGTCCGACACCGACGCGGCCGGGTCCAGCAGGGTGGGGGCGGCGGGGAGAAGATCGCGGACTGTGGTGTCGTAGAGGCCTTGTTCGGTACGCCAGCCGAGGGTGCCGCGGGTGTCGTTGTTGTCCCAGGCGAGGACGTTGCCGCCGCCGTATCGGGCGTAGACGGCGGCGAGCATGGCGGTGGTCATGGTCTTTCCGACGCCGCCTTTGCCGTTGACGACGGCGATGGTGCGGCATCCCGCCCAATGCCGTGACACCACCGCCTCCCGATCCCGGCGAGCCAGCTCCGCCGGAGACGGCTTCACCGTGATGCCGAGACTGCTGAGCGCACCCCGCCACCCGGTGACGGGGCGGGCGGAGTCGGTGGTGTGAGTGATGAAGGAAGCGCGGGTGGGCGGCTCAGGAGCAGGGGCCTGCGCGGCGGACTGCTGCTCCTGCGCCGGTTCCCTCACCTCCTCTCCAAGATGCAAGGTGAGCGAGGCATCAGCCTCAGCCGACTCGGGATCGGGCTGGTCCGGTTCGAGCGACGGTGCGGTGTCGGGGACGGGGGTGATTTCTCCGGTGGTGGTGACGAGGAGGTGGTGTTCGCCGCGGTCGCCGGCGGTGACGAGCTCGACGGGGGTGCCGGTGCGGCGTGCTTCTTCGGCGGCGCGGCGGACGATGGTGAGGCGGATGTCGTCGTTCCCGGTCGCGGTGAGGGGTTCGGTGTGTCCGTCGGGGGTGATGAAGGTGGCGGTGGGGCCGGTGACGGTCGCATAGGCGCGGGGGTGGGTGGCGGTGCTCATTGAAGCTCCTTCGCGGGGGTCAACCAGCCGTCCAGATCGTCCCGGTCGGTGCCTGGCCAGAGGTCGTCGAGGTCGGTCGGGGACAGCAGGGCGGGGTGGGTGTCGTCGTGGTCGGGTGCACGGACGGCGTCGTCGGTCTTGAACAGGTCGTATTCCCACTCGGTGGAGGTGGCGAAGCAGTCCACCAGGTAGGAGTACTGGCCGACGTAGGCGAGGAACTCGCCCTTGCGCAGCTGTCTCGCCATGTCCACGTGCGGGGCGGGCATGTTGAGGCGTTGCTGGAGGCTGTGTTGTTCTTGGTGGTTGGTGCGGAAGATGAACTTGTTCTCGATGTCGCCGACGATCGAGTAGGCGAGGTTGCGTTCCTGGGAGTCGGCGTCGCCGACGGCGTCGAGGTCGCCCATCTTGTGCAGGATGACGATGTTGCTGATCCCGTAGTGGCGGGACAGTTTCAGCCATTGCTGGTACATCTGCAGCGCCGCCAGCGAGGTCATGTCCCGCCAGCCTTCTTCGCGGATGACGTAACGGGTGCGGTGCGCGGACCGGTCCGACACGACGGCCTGGATCCAGGCGGTGGTGCACACCTGGGTGAGCTGGGCGACCAGGTCACCGCGGGCGAACAACTCGCTGGTGTCGACGACCACGATCGGGGCAGCTGCGTCGAAGGTCACAGTGGATTCATCTTCGAACAGGCCGGAGAGGTCGCCGTCGACGAATCGGCGGAGCACGAACCGGGGTTGTACGGCGCCTTCGGAGACGCGGAAGTCGCCGGAGGGGTCGGCGACCATCAGCCCGAGTTGGTCGTAGACGCCGCGGAGGGTGGGGTGGTCGTGGGTGTCGGCGATGCACCGTTCGAGGGCGTCGTGGATGCAGGCGTGCTCGACCGCGGTCAGCCGCACTCCGCCGAGGGCGAGCTCGACGAGGGCGATGAGGGTGGCGATGCGGCGTTGCTGGACCATTTGCTCGTGTTGCTCGTCGGTGGCGTCGGTGCGGCGGGGGCCGCGGTCGAGGGGGTTGAGGCGGGCGGGGGTGCCGCCGCCGAGGGTGATGACGGTGCCGCCGGGGATGGCGTCAGCGACGACCACCCATTCGCCCTTCGCGTCAGATGGGACGACGGCTTGGTGGCCGAAGGCGAGGGAGCGGGTGACGAGGGTCTTCACGGCGGCGGACTTGCCGGCACGGTAGGCGCCGAGCACCAGGATGTTGGTGGAGAACGTGCCGCGTTCGGTGTTGTCGACGTAGCTCTCCCACGGGGAGAAGTGCCAAAGTGCGTCCGCGTTGAGGTCGACTCCGACGATCGGGCCACGGTGGCCGAGGCCGGCGTCGGCGACGAACGGGTAGATCCCGGCGATGTGCTGCGACGTCGCCTGATGCGCCGGGATCCACGCCCCGGCAAGATTCCAGTACCCGCCGTCGGTCACGCCCGGCCCGAACGGACCGGACACCGCCGGTTCCGGCAGTCCCCGCTCCTTGCGGGTGGAGGCGGCGGGCTGGTCGTCGCGGATGCTGCGCGCGGCGGTGCGCGTGAGGTCGCGGCGCTCTTTGCGGGAGCGGTCGCCGGGGTGGAAGACGTAGGCGCGGCGGGCCATCACTTCATCCCCAAACCGACCGGCAGCGCATTCACCATGAGCGCTTCGGCTTGCTGGCAGTACAGCACCTGCGCCTCCATCCCTGCCCGGGACAGCGCGTTGCGCATCCCCGCGACGGCCTGGTCCAGGCGTTCCTCGTCGGGGGCGGTGATGGTGAGGTAGGCGCCGTACCGGAACTCACCGTGCCCGGCGACGATCTCCTGCTCCTGCTTCTCCAACGCGTCCCAGTCCGCCAGATCGGCGGCCGACCCGTCGGTGCCCCGCTTGGCACGCAGCTTCTCGTTGCCCCGCCACACCTTCTTCTCATCCCGGATCCGCTTCAGCGCCTTCGACACCGGCACCGGGGTGAGCACCAGGGAGAAGATGTGGGTGACCGCCTCCCCGGTGTGGGGGTGGCGGGCGAACACGATCGGCGACACGAACCCGACCGGCGCATCCGACCGCGGCCACTCATGCACCCACATCGTGGTGTGCACTCCCGAGTCGGTGTGCACGATCCCGTTGTGACCCTTGGGTTCCTCGAGGTACATCGGGCCGAGCGCAATCGGATCCACCCCGGCGTGGGTGTCGTCACGGTTCTGCACGGTGGACGCGAACTCCGGGTCGAACGCCACCCGGGCCAGCGCGGCGACATCTCGTGGGGAGAGCCATTTGCGGACTTTGACCTTGGCTGCGCGCAGCGCGTCCGACAGATTCCCCGCCTCGATGTAGGCAAGGGACTGGATGGCGTCCTTGCCGCCACCGAGCGACTTCAACTGCGCGCCGAGGGCGAGCAGGTCGAGGGTGAAGGTGAGGTAATTGCGGTGCGAGACCGCGAACCGCTCCGACCCGTTCATCACCTCCTCATAGTTGGTCGCGGCGGGCGAGGTGGCCTCGAGGTCGCGACGGCGGCGGACGGTGTCGTAGTGGTCCCGGGCGGCACGAATGGTCGTGGGCAGGGTGCGCTCTTGCAGGGTGACGCGTTTGATGCCGGGCCGTTGGGTAAAGGAGGCGAGGACCTGCGCCCACTGCTGGGCGAGGTCGTACCGGTCGGGGGTGTCGTGCATCAGAAACCCCTGCACCTCGAGCTCCGCGGTCACCGACACGGTCCGGTCGTGCGGGTTGTACACACACGCCACCCCGTCCACATCCCAGAACTGGATCGACGCCCGAGTGCCCGGCATGTTCAACGTCCCCGCCAGCTCACGCCGCTCCGGCCGGTATGTCTGCGTGGTGGCACCCAGGGCGTGGCGGGTCTGCTTCATGAGCCACAGTCCCGCCATCCGCGGCGAGGATACCCCGTGGATGCTGGTCAGTGCCGTCCCGCCGAGGAGCAGGTAGAGGGGGGCGCCGTAGAGGAGCCCGGGGGGACCGAACCGGTTGATGCAGATCAGCACCACGGTGCCGGCGGCGGCGACGAACGTGAGCTGCCAGCCGTCCATCCCCATCACCACTCCTTGCCGGGAGCGGCGCGGCAACCTGACCGGCCGGGACAGATCCGAAGTCGAGGTCATGACGTCGTCCTTTCTCCTCGAGGCGCGGCAGGCGTGGAGGTCGGCGGCGGCGGTGCCGCCGATGCACCAGGTGAACCGGTCGGGCTGTGTGCGGTCGCCGAACGGGTCGTGGTTGAGGTGGCTGTCGCGGTCGAGGTGCCGCGGGTTGCGGGGCCTGACGCGCCCCTCGCGGTTGACGGGCGAGCACCGGCCGAGCTGCCGGAGACCGTGGCGCCTGTGCCGGGTTTGCGGGAGCCTGCACTGATGCCGGCGGGGGTGCTGCCGAGCCGGCTGGGGATTCCGACGGTCTTGCGGGCGGCGCTGGCACCCATCGCGCCGGCGTGGCTGCCCAGTCGGGAGCCGACGCTGTCGGCGGCGACCGCGCCGACGAAGCTGAACAGCCCGAAGATCGCGAACGGCGCGAACGCCACCAGCACCAGCCCCGCCAGTAGCGGCCAGGCTTGCGGATCCCAGATCGTCGACACCGTAGCAAGCCCGTTGATGATCAGGGTGACGAACCCGATCGTGAGCGGCCCGGTCAACAGCAGCACCACCACGGCGGAAACGTAGCGGACCACCCATTGCGGGCCGACCGCGCGGATCGGGAACAGCATCCAAGCGACAGGGCCGACCGCGATCAGGGCGGCGAGGACGATATTGCGGAACGTGAACACCAGCATCAGCAGCAGCAGCCCGAGCATCAAAAGGCCGTGGATGACGAACGCGAAGAAGTAGTTCGCCTGCCCACCGGCCCACATCACGCCCTGCAAGGTGGCGAACAGTGCATCGGGGCCGTCGCGGTTCATGATGTACCAGGTCATCTCGTCCACCGCGTTCAGCAGGTGCCCGGTCAGCCACAGTGTGATGGGCACCGCGGGGATCGCGATGAACGATCGCAGCACCGCGCCGAAAACCTCGGACCGGTCGCCAGAGACCACGGCGGCAGCGATCGCCCAGATCATCGCCCCCAACGTGATGATCAGCACCGCCCACTGCCAGAACGACCACTCCGTCGCGGCAGCGGCCCACAGCAGCGATCCGGTGTCGAACCGCATGTTGGAGGCGACCGCGAACATCATCGCCGTCGCCGATACCGCCATCCCGCGCCCGGCGTTCTCGAACGTTACGCAGACGACATCCCCGACGCTGCACCCGTACTCCACCAGCGCCGGCTTGCCTCCAGCCGACTGGATTGCACTCCGGTGCTGCTCGAATGTCGTACAGACGGTCGTTCGGGCCCCCGCGAACAGGACGCCGAGATAGCAGGTTTGTGCCTTGACGTCTGCCGCGTTGGTGGGGGTGCATGTCACTTGGCCGGCGGCTTCGCGGCAGTCGACCGGGTATGCGGGGGCTGACCACGGTTCCCCGGTGACGGCGGCCTCGATATTGGCACCGGCGGGAGCGGCGGCGCCGGGCGTAGTGGCGGCGGCGGGAGTGAGCGCACCGAGGGCGAGCCCGGCGCCGAGCGCGAGGCCGATCAAGAGGGTGCGCAAGGGGTTCATCAGAAGCCGAAGTCGAAGTTGACGAACCAGGCGAAGATGCCGCTGACGGCGCCGAGGATCGCGGCGGCGATGAAGATCCACAGGATGTTGT from Microbacterium sulfonylureivorans includes these protein-coding regions:
- a CDS encoding type IV secretory system conjugative DNA transfer family protein, which produces MGDRLLSRVLAGAIAILIVLGFASAVIAEAITQLICGTRPEPTGVLSGLSLALTGNPATYTAPAGCALPVWQIRVADLLLLLAVAAIAIGVVVAYQRHRQSDRSFITDLRLRPGFAPTAEVKAHLSAKAVLRRAGQLRPDLARPTATDVGWRVGRSRGMDVFVSIEDSVALEGPPRSGKGYRVLISAILDWSGPLITTSTTNDNLTATLRMRQNRGTVHVFDPQGLSGIRNPIRISPLAGCTDPLVAMQRGTAIITGTALGSSTTNGEWAQASGVVLGRLLHAAAVGGRTIEDIYDWGSSPALARTAVDVLRSDGAPGWGDNLEATISGDEKLVSSIWFGVQGAVAPLAVPQIRDTLMPRPGDPVFDPREFLDAANTLYLLGSSSGASAMGGFLGALLDDIVEVARTTALASPGARLSHPLGLILDEIANMFRWAALPRTMADGGGRGICTFVVLQALSQAETSWSKAEADTIWAAATAKVLLGGASHVDHLRDVEALLGTRDTHRTQRSWSTQNEGHTTSEQFERRPLMSVDEIRRMPPTVGLLAYRNRRGVLLDLAGWDERRDAAAIRTGKRHTEAEQHAVFTTTRRTPAEQEPEPVPVDSAAEEGEES
- a CDS encoding SCO6880 family protein, translating into MTSTSDLSRPVRLPRRSRQGVVMGMDGWQLTFVAAAGTVVLICINRFGPPGLLYGAPLYLLLGGTALTSIHGVSSPRMAGLWLMKQTRHALGATTQTYRPERRELAGTLNMPGTRASIQFWDVDGVACVYNPHDRTVSVTAELEVQGFLMHDTPDRYDLAQQWAQVLASFTQRPGIKRVTLQERTLPTTIRAARDHYDTVRRRRDLEATSPAATNYEEVMNGSERFAVSHRNYLTFTLDLLALGAQLKSLGGGKDAIQSLAYIEAGNLSDALRAAKVKVRKWLSPRDVAALARVAFDPEFASTVQNRDDTHAGVDPIALGPMYLEEPKGHNGIVHTDSGVHTTMWVHEWPRSDAPVGFVSPIVFARHPHTGEAVTHIFSLVLTPVPVSKALKRIRDEKKVWRGNEKLRAKRGTDGSAADLADWDALEKQEQEIVAGHGEFRYGAYLTITAPDEERLDQAVAGMRNALSRAGMEAQVLYCQQAEALMVNALPVGLGMK
- a CDS encoding DUF2188 domain-containing protein, encoding MANNDEDRYVVPNKERGGWDVVKEGHERASAHFDTQAEAIARAREIVENSGDGRGEVRIQGANGQFRDSDSGSKNETRAKDTR
- a CDS encoding single-stranded DNA-binding protein; translation: MTTRIPVTIEGNLTGDPEHGAGESGNEYARFSVAVNDRRLNETTGRWEDAGTVFHRVVVFNQQARNVAESLRKGDAVLVAGDLRFGTYTDKDSGQTRETRDIVADNVAASLKFTGVALDRSPKANGPAADATGPVAAPASYAGTGVVR
- a CDS encoding ThiF family adenylyltransferase; the encoded protein is MNAPWSVRITQNDWHALAAHLFPGDRDEHAAILRCGLARTPRGNRLLVHDVLYAVDGTDYVPGDRGYRKLTPEFVLEAAESCADDELVYVAVHCHGGTERVEFSEIDMASHERGYPALLDITDRPAVGALVFARNAVAGDIWLADGTRVPIDHLQVLGRPQTRLHPEPRRPAHAGEAFDRQSRIFGDRGQHILATQRVAIIGLGGAGSLINEYLARLGVGEILVIDPDRIEMSNLSRVVGARRGDAWSLLTTENRPEWLRRIGRRLSAPKVKIAARVAREASRTVTVTAVFDDVLEPDVAELLLDCDHIFLAADSHSARRLVDALTHQYFIPNTQVGAKVSLVKDTGDIADIFSAVRASVPGDGCLRCAQLINPVLLQEEAKSHGERRRQRYLDDDDVPAPSVITLNALAAAHAVNDWMMSITGLTSDLVEPHRWITIHPLTDEIVEYAQRHHPSCPNCGLGRFARGDARRLPTKVR
- a CDS encoding ParA family protein, which encodes MSTATHPRAYATVTGPTATFITPDGHTEPLTATGNDDIRLTIVRRAAEEARRTGTPVELVTAGDRGEHHLLVTTTGEITPVPDTAPSLEPDQPDPESAEADASLTLHLGEEVREPAQEQQSAAQAPAPEPPTRASFITHTTDSARPVTGWRGALSSLGITVKPSPAELARRDREAVVSRHWAGCRTIAVVNGKGGVGKTMTTAMLAAVYARYGGGNVLAWDNNDTRGTLGWRTEQGLYDTTVRDLLPAAPTLLDPAASVSDITRYVHHQCVDRYDVLRSNPELLATDQRIAEAEFDLLMQVAARYYRLVIFDSGNDESAQRWLRMIDSSYQLVIPTLAAPEPAESAALLLDALRQRDERSAALAAHAVVVVTQSEPARRADLDRVVDGFAPHVRAVATIPFDPALKSGPLRFEALRPATRDAWVAVAAHAAEKL